The Leptospira bourretii genomic sequence GATGGTAGATTTTTCAAGTAGATTAACACCTACCAATTTAGCACAAGGTGCTGACCCACGAACACCAATACTATTCCCTCCGCGTGCTGCGATCACGCCTCCAACAGCGGTACCATGAAAACTATTAGAATAAGTATGGTTTGGATAAATAGTATTGTTTAAAAGATTTAATCCTCTGGCTGTAACTGATATGTTTGTCAAAAGATCTTCATGTCTTGTGTCTAGACCATCATCCACAACACTGACAATCACTTTGTTCCCAGAAATGCCTTGGTTCCATACAGGATTGACATTTGCGTCTTCGCCTACCGTTCCTCCCGATTGGCCAAGATTACTTAAATGCCATTGGTCATTAAAAAGGGAATCCGCACTTGCTGGAGAAAAACTGCAGTTTTCTTCTTGTGCGTTACCAATCGCTTGAAATAAGAAAATATAAAATAGAGCATCACTGAAAGGGTCATTTTTATTGACTGGACTACAATTCCCAAAAAGAGCACTTACCAAAGTTAAAATGGAAATTGTAGTTTTCAATTGATTCATCTGAAGAAAATTCCTGACCTACTCTTTATAACAGTCGAACAGCCGGAATCAATCGAATTCCAGAGGTATTTGGAATCTTTTTTATGCCTTTGCTTCAGCCAGTCGCTTCGACCGGTCCTCTTGGACCAAAGCATCAATCAATTCATCCAAATCGCCTTCCATAATTGCCGACAAATTATGACTCGTAAAACCAATTCTATGATCCGTACATCGCCCTTGTGGGAAATTGTAAGTTCGAATTCGTTCCGATCTATCTCCTGACCCCACTTGTGCTTTTTTGAGAGCATCAGCACTTTGTTTTGCGGCGTCAGCCATCTGATCGACAATCCTTGCTCGCAATACGCGCATTGCCTTATCACGGTTTTTGATTTGTGAACGTTCTTCTTGGGAAGCAACTACAATCCCTGTGGGAATATGGGTTATCCTTACCGCAGAGTCTGTTGTGTTAACGTGCTGACCACCAGCACCTGACGAACGATAGACGTCTATCCGGAGATCACTTTCTCGAATTTCCACTTCTTTTTCTTCTGCTTCTGGAAGGATGGCAACAGTAACAGCTGAAGTATGAATTCTACCACCAGATTCCGTTTCTGGAATCCTTTGGACACGGTGAGTACCTGATTCGAATTTAAATAAGTCATAAGCCCTATCATCATCGAGGGAAAAAACAATCTCTTTGAATCCGCCAATACCTGTTGGACTTGCATCAATGATTTCTGTACGAATCCCCTGTTTGTCCGCATACTTATTGTACATACGAAATAAATCTGCACAAAACAAACCAGATTCGTCCCCACCTGTTCCAGCACGAATCTCAACCAAAATGCTTTTACCTGAATTTGGATCTGGGGGTAACAACATTATTTCGAGTTCTTTCGCCAACTCTTCTAATTTTTTTTCGCCTTCATCCACTTCTGATTTTAACATGGAATGCATGTCAGGATCACTTTCCGATTCGAGAAGTAATTTTGCGTCTAGGCAGTCTTTTGTAATTTTTAAATATTCGTCAGCTTTTGTATATACGGGCGTTAGGCGAGATCTTTCTTTCGATAGATTCTTCAATGTATCCGATGCGGTGGCCTTGGAGAGCTCATCCTCGATACGCAGGTATTTTTCTTGAATTTTTTTCAATCTATCTATCATGTCTATGGAAAGGATATAGAATGCCTGTTTTTGATAAACTAAAATCTAAAGAGGAATTCAGAAACCAGTGAACGAAACACCATCTCAGGCCCAATCGGCAGGTTTTTTAGACGGCCTAATCGAATTATTTGCCGGCTTAGAGGATTATCGAAGTCCCTATGCGCCGACAATCCAGCCTCCAGACGATTTGATTCGGGAATTGGTCCAAAATGCTTCCTTTAAATCTGGGCTCGTCAGTGCCACTTGTTCTCTTCCACCAGGCCCATTAGGGATTCTCAGCATCCTTCCTGAATTACTTTTTATGTATCGAATCCAAGGCCATTTGATTTTGGACATAGCAGCACTTTATGGAAAAGAAGTACAAGTCACAAAAGAACTATTACTCTATTGTCTCTTCAAACATGGTGGTGCTCATGTATTTCGTAAAATTATCGAAGAATCATCCCTAAAAATTTTAATTCGCCCAACAACCGTTAGAGTATTTCAAACTATGTTGGAAAAGTTAGGATTACTGATTTCAAAATCCATCATCCGTAAACAATTTGCGCGTTGGATCCCAATTGGTGGTGCAGTGGTAACAGGAACCTTTGCCTATTATGATACAAAACGTGTTGGCCAAACTGCAATGGATCTTTTTTCCAAAGAAATCCATGCAGAGGAAATCAGAGAGTTATTGGAGTCTCAGTGAAATTATTTTCTTTTTTAATCCCAATCGTCTTTATTCTTTTCTCTTGCCAGTCAAAACATGAATCCTTAGTTTCAGAAATAGAAGATTTAATCTCAAAAGAAAAATACGAAAAGGCACTGGCCTTATTACAAGATAGGCTTTCCGCCAATCGATCAACATCAGAAATTCTTTCCAAAAATAAACCAAACCAACCTAGGTTATTTGCTCTTTCCGAAGATAGAACCAAAATTGTTTGGACCGAAAACAAAACTTTATTTTTCAAAGATTTAGTTAACGATAATAGAAATTCAATTGAATTGAAACTTAGACCAGACTCCATTCAAGTTTCAGCTAATGGAAATTATGTGGCGGTCCAATATCCTCTAAAACAGTATGGTGGTTGTGCTTTGTTTGGATATTCCACCTCGGATTCTTCACTCGAACATGAATCAATCGTACATATTCCATGTAAAACTGGAATGACAATGACCAATTCCGGAGATTTGTTGTTATATTTTTTTGAAAACCAACTCTTCGTTGAAAAAACAGAAAATGGTTCTAAACCAGAAAAATTCATTTCTGGGGAATTGTTTCCCACTCCTTACCCAAAATTAAAAACGCATTACCATATCACTTCCATTGGAAATGAATTTCTCATTTGGTCTGGAATCGGCGGTTCATATAATTTATTTTTTCTAAATATGGAGTCGAAAAGAGTCACTCTACTTTCAAAGGACATC encodes the following:
- the prfA gene encoding peptide chain release factor 1, which translates into the protein MIDRLKKIQEKYLRIEDELSKATASDTLKNLSKERSRLTPVYTKADEYLKITKDCLDAKLLLESESDPDMHSMLKSEVDEGEKKLEELAKELEIMLLPPDPNSGKSILVEIRAGTGGDESGLFCADLFRMYNKYADKQGIRTEIIDASPTGIGGFKEIVFSLDDDRAYDLFKFESGTHRVQRIPETESGGRIHTSAVTVAILPEAEEKEVEIRESDLRIDVYRSSGAGGQHVNTTDSAVRITHIPTGIVVASQEERSQIKNRDKAMRVLRARIVDQMADAAKQSADALKKAQVGSGDRSERIRTYNFPQGRCTDHRIGFTSHNLSAIMEGDLDELIDALVQEDRSKRLAEAKA